From a single Hemitrygon akajei chromosome 28, sHemAka1.3, whole genome shotgun sequence genomic region:
- the efemp2a gene encoding EGF-containing fibulin-like extracellular matrix protein 2a — translation MLLFLPLLALLLPAAAPQQVDESVTLTECTDGYEWDHQKQHCRDINECETIQDACKGAMKCFNHYGGYLCLPPSASIISQEVAPDAERSRETGPDDSGCSQGYSRDEEGQCVDEDECELDVHSCQPSQQCVNTAGGYDCRCPDGYQKVGTECIDVDECRFHRCQHRCVNSPGSYTCQCKSGFTLGHDNHSCVDVDECSMGAPCQQNCFNTFGSFMCRCGRGFELGADGQTCQDIDECSYSNYLCHYQCVNELGSFSCVCPKGYQLLGTRICQDVNECETGQHQCAEEQYCTNVYGGFRCVPRDHCQEPYVQVSDNRCLCRSSDAACEDKPASIVFRYMSITSERSVPSDIFQIQATSIYPGAYNTFRIKAGNEQGEFYIRQINNISAMLVLVKQVTGPQEFVLDLEMVTVNPLMSYQSSSVLRLTIDVGAYSF, via the exons ATGCTGCTGTTCCTGCCTCTCCTTGCCCTACTGCTGCCAGCGGCCGCGCCCCAGCAGGTCGACGAGTCCGTCACCCTCACG GAGTGCACCGACGGGTACGAGTGGGACCACCAGAAGCAACACTGTCGAG ataTAAACGAGTGTGAAACCATTCAGGACGCCTGCAAGGGGGCGATGAAGTGCTTCAACCACTACGGCGGCTACCTCTGCCTCCCGCCCTCAGCCTCCATCATCTCCCAGGAGGTGGCGCCCGACGCGGAGCGCTCAAGGGAGACCGGCCCCGACGACAGTGGGTGCTCTCAGGGTTACAGCCGCGACGAGGAGGGCCAGTGTGTGG ACGAGGACGAGTGCGAGCTGGACGTCCACAGCTGCCAGCCCAGCCAGCAGTGCGTGAACACGGCCGGTGGCTACGACTGCCGGTGCCCGGACGGTTACCAGAAGGTGGGGACCGAGTGCATCG ACGTGGACGAGTGCAGGTTCCACCGCTGCCAGCATCGCTGCGTCAACTCCCCCGGCTCCTACACGTGCCAGTGCAAGTCCGGCTTCACCCTGGGCCACGACAACCACTCCTGCGTGG ACGTGGACGAGTGCAGCATGGGCGCCCCCTGCCAGCAGAACTGCTTCAACACCTTCGGCTCCTTCATGTGTCGCTGCGGACGGGGCTTCGAGCTCGGCGCCGACGGGCAGACCTGCCAGG ACATCGACGAGTGCAGCTATTCGAACTACCTGTGTCACTACCAGTGCGTCAACGAGCTAGGCAGCTTCTCCTGCGTCTGTCCCAAAGGATACCAGCTCCTCGGCACCAGGATCTGTCAAG ACGTGAACGAGTGTGAGACGGGCCAGCACCAGTGCGCCGAGGAGCAGTACTGCACCAACGTGTACGGGGGCTTCCGCTGCGTGCCGCGGGACCACTGCCAGGAGCCCTACGTCCAGGTGTCCGACAA CCGCTGCCTTTGCCGGTCCTCGGACGCGGCGTGCGAGGACAAGCCGGCCTCCATCGTCTTCCGCTACATGAGCATCACGTCGGAGCGCAGTGTCCCCTCCGACATCTTCCAGATCCAGGCCACCAGCATCTACCCGGGCGCCTACAACACCTTCCGCATCAAGGCCGGCAACGAGCAGGGGGAGTTCTACATCAGG CAAATCAACAACATCAGCGCCATGCTGGTGCTGGTCAAACAGGTGACGGGTCCGCAGGAGTTTGTCCTGGATCTGGAGATGGTGACCGTCAACCCGCTGATGTCCTACCAGTCGAGCTCCGTGCTGAGGTTGACCATAGACGTGGGCGCATATTCCTtctag